Below is a genomic region from Xylophilus sp. GW821-FHT01B05.
GAACCAGCGCTATCCGCAGGTGCCAGCGCGGTCTGTGGATGAGTTTCGGAGTGCCGGGGCGATTGCGGATTGGGTGGGTAGGCACGCGCTGCTGTGAATGCAGGATTTTGATGAAAAGTCCTGATTAGGTACCTGCCTCAGACTGACTTGAATTCTGGCTGGGATGTTTGATACTGGATTTATGTCCAGTTATCTGCGAGGCATCCCATGTCCATGAACCTCATCCAGTTCCAGCCCGGCCTGTCGCTGCTGCAGTTCCACGAGCGCTATGGCAACGAGGAGCAGTGCGAGAGCGCTCTCTTTGCCTCCCGCTGGCCCCAGGGCTGGCGTTGCGCGCACTGCGGATGTTCACGCTCGTTTCAAACGCGCAATGGCCATGGGCGCCAGCTGTGGGAGTGCCTGATCTGTGGCTACCAGTCCTCCAGCATCGTCGGCACGGTGTTTGAGCACACCAAGCTGCCTCTGCGGGTGTGGTTTCTGGCGATGTATCTGATGACCCAGCACAAGAACTCCATCAGCGCGCTGGCCTTGGGGCGCCAACTGGGCGTGAGTTACAAGACGGCCTGGCTGGTCAAGCACAAGCTCATGCAGACCATGCTGTTGCGCGAGGCGCCGCGGCGTCTGGATGAGCGGGTGGAGATTGATGACGCCTATCTGGGCGGCGAGCGTGCCGGCCATATCCACGGCGGGCGCGGGGCCTGGCGCAAGTCAGCCTTTGTGGCAGCGGTGCAGACCGATACCGAAGGCCATCCGAGGTTTATGCGCCTGAGTCCCGTTGCAGCCTTCACGAACGAGGCGCTCAAGGTCTGGGCCACAGAGAGCCTGGCTCCCACGGCCCACGTGGTCTCCGATGGCTTGCGCAGCTTTGCGCAGGTGCGCCAGATCGGCGCTACCCACGAGCGCTACGTGACCGGTGGCGGACGGGAGGCGGCTAAGAAGCCCGAACTGCGCTGGGTCAACACGATGCTAGGCAATCTGAAGACCGCGCTGGCGGGTACCTACCACTCGTTTGATCATGCCAAGTATGCGGCGCGCTATCTGGCGGAGTTTGCGTATCGATTCAACCGCCGCTTTGATCTCTCCTCCATGCCTGCTCGCTTGCTGCGCGCCGCTGTTACTACCAAGCCCCAGCCTCTGCTCATCCTCCGCATGTCTGAGGCAGGTACCTAATCAGGTGAAAAGTGGCTTTTGCCCAGATGCTGCCTGGGCTTATAGCTATCTATTTGATAGTTCTGTAGTTTTGCTGTTTGCGGGTGCCGGGACTCGCCCCGGCGGGCGACCTACTCTTCTTTGCTTCGCCAAAGAAGAGTAGGCAGAAGAAAGGCGAGCCGGAGTCAGGGGCCCTTCGGGCTTCCCTGCGCTGCTCGCGCCGGGCGGGGAATCGCCCAAACTCGCTTCGCTCAGACAAGGGCGATCCCTGATCCGCCCGTCGCTGCGCTGCTCGGCCCTGCCAACGGCGTTGGACAGCCGAACAGCCGGCCCCCACCCCAGCCCTCCCCCAGCGGGGGAGGGAGTAGTACCGGGGCCGAGCGCAGCGACGGCCCGACTGGTAGTCCCGGGTCCCCTCTGTGGCGTCGAGGAGCGGAGGAGTCGGCAGGTCGCCCGTAGCGCAGCGAAGGGACGGCGAGGACTGTTTGAGCGCAGCGAGTTCCGCAGCCGCCTGCCGACTTCGAGCACCGCAGAGCAGTCCGGCAAAGCCGGACCGCCACAGCGGGGTCGCCTTCTCTTTGGTGACTTTCTCTTGGCGACACAAGAGAAAGTTACTCGCCCGCCGGGGCGAACTCCCGGCACCCGCCGCCCGCAAGGCAGACAACCCCGTGATATCTCAAAGACCTAAAAAGGAAGGCACTCCCCCGGTCGAACTCACTTGTCGTTATGCAAATAAGTAGCCTGCCGCGGCAACAGCAAACTGACCAAGAAGGCCACGCCCATCATCCCCGTCACATACCAATAGAAGTACGACTCGTGCCCCAGCGACTTCAGCCCCAGCGCCACGTACTCCGCCGTGCCGCCAAAGATCGCATTGCCCAGCGCATACGACAGCCCCACGCCCAGCGCGCGCACTTCGGGCGGGAACATCTCGGCCTTCACGATGCCGCTGATCGAGGTGTAGAAGCTCACCACCGCCAGCGCCAGCGTAATCAGCACACCGGCCATCAGCGGGCTGCCGACGTGTTGCAGGTTGCTCAGCACCGGCACCGTCATCAGCGCGCCCAGCGCACCGAACAACAGCATGTTGGTGCGGCGGCCAATGCGGTCTGACAGTGCGCCAAACAACGGCTGCATGCACATGTAGATGAACAGGCAGGCCGTCATCACGTTGCTGGCGGTCTTGACCGACATGCCGGCCGAGTTCACCAGGTACTTCTGCATGTAGGTGGTGAAGGTGTAGAAGATCAGCGAGCCGCCGGCCGTGTAGCCCAGCACCACCAGGAAGGCGCGCTTGTGGTGCTTGAACAGTTCGCCCATGGTGCCGGCGCCCTTGGCGGCGCGGGTCTTGGTGCTGGCCGTCTCGGTCAGCGTGCGGCGCAGCATCAGCGCCACGATGGCCGCCGCCGCACCCAGCACGAAGGGAATGCGCCAGCCCCAGGCCTTCAGCTCGGCGTCGTCCAGTACCTGCTGCAGCACCACCACGACCACCACGGCCAGCAACTGCCCGCCGATCAGCGTCACGTACTGGAACGACGAGAAGAAGCCGCGCTGGCCGCGCATGGCCACTTCGCTCATGTAGGTGGCCGTGGTGCCGTACTCGCCACCCACCGACAGGCCCTGCAGCAGCCGCGCCGCCAGCAGCAGCGCGGGTGCGGCGGCGCCGATCTGCGCATAGGTCGGCAGGCAGGCAATCACCAGCGAGCCCACGCACATCATCACCACCGAGGTCACCATCGAGGTCTTGCGGCCTTTGCGGTCAGCCAGCCGGCCAAACAGCCAGCCGCCGATTGGGCGCATCAAGAAGCCGGCGGCGAACACGCCCGCCGTGTTCAGCAACTGCACCGTCGGGTCAGACTTGGGGAAGAACGCCGGCGCAAAGTAGATCGCGCAAAAGGCGTAGACGTAGAAGTCAAACCACTCCACCAGGTTGCCCGACGACGCGGCAAAGATCGCGAAGATGCGCTTGCGCTTTTCTTCGAAGGTGTAGGGTGTGTGGTCGGTAGCGGCGGCCGGGCTCGGCGCGCCGGCGCTGGTGGCACTTGCACGTGCACTCGTAATGGCAGTCATGAGGGTCCTTGTCTCTGGCCGCAGCCCGCCAAGGGGCCGCGTGAAGCCGTGACTGGGAGTCTCGTTTGCCGCCGTCTGTCTGTCGTCCGTAGCTGATGGGTGGGGGGCTACGTAGGGGTACGCAAGGGTTAGTACCTAGGGGCTGTCGCTCGCCGCTATACCCATCCCATTGCACACAAATCAGGTCCGACCAGATTTTTGCCGGTAGTCCTGCACCTAAGTGGTTGATTTCGTGGGCATCCGCTCATCCGGATGGATATCGCCCGGTAGTGCGTAAGTCGTTGATTCATAAGAAAATGCGGACTTGTGTGTAATGGGATGATGCGCTATACCGGCGCTCGGACAAAGCTGCTCAGTGTCATAAATTGAGGTGACAGGCCGGTGTGGGTACTGGACCGCCGAAGCTCAGACGCAATCGGTGTGTCGGCAGAGAAATACCAGTGCCGGCGGCCCTTCCGTTTTGGCTAGGTGCGGCGATCTCGGTTGAGGTATCCCATGACACATAAGTCAGGCCAGGGAACAGTATTTTGACTAGAGATGGACCACTCAATCCAGCGAGTCAATACGAACGCGTTCTAGCGTTTCCTGCATGTTCGATGAAGCAAGCTCCAAATTCATAATGTATTCATTCTGACGACTAAGCGCTCCAGTGTGTTCATCCCCAAAATGGTTAAGAGTCATGGCCTTTCGCAATACCTGCAAATGCTGGCCATCAATCTTTAGTTTTTCGGGCGGTACTGCCTTAAGGTATTTTTGGCTTTCAATAAAACGCGGCAATGCGGAGCAGTTTTTTTCAAAGCGCCCAAGCTTGGAAATTATTTCCTGCTCTTTAGCCTCTTCGCGCGTAGTGGTGTGATAGCCGATGGTCAAGGCTTCAAGCTCCTCCAGGTTATCGCACAAATTGGAGACATATTCTCTAATTTGCTTTCGACGCTCACGATTGCTTTGCGCTTTATTGACAACGTACCAGCCAACAATGACCATTACAGCTGAAACAGAGCTAGGTAATAACGTCGTGACAAGTCCCGGCGCGGTTGAGGCGCCGGATTGAATGCAATTGAATTGTGGTGAGCATGTATAGGCACTTGCGAGCGCTATCGGAGGACGATGTGATTCATGCGGATTCAATACCAGAAATTTATCTAGTTTTATTTCAAGGCCGCAGCAGGAGTCGCTGATTGACTGGGATGGGGACACCGCAGCCGCCGCAGAGAGGGATGATTGAGCCTCGATTTTACTCATACACCGGGCGCACTCTTTTTGAGTTTGGCGGTCCGGATGTATTCATCAACATCAAGCTGCCAACTTTGCACAGACGTATCGACTTTTAGTCGTTGTAAGGCATCTTCAATGTCGAGGTCGAGCTCTCGAACAGTTCCCCCGAACGCCTCTTCTAGAAAACTACTTCCATAGCCTCGCACACCGTCCAGTTCTACAATTACGGTTTTGCCTTGCCGCATTGGTTCTATCAGGAATTTTTGGCGAAACTCTTCTCCGCTAAAGGAGCCCAGACGCATATATCTCAAGCCGGGGAGCCTTGTGAACTGCTTTGCCACATTGACTCTCACAGTCGCAACGGGTGTCATGACATTCCTTGTTTCGGGGGGTGCTCCAGTGGGAGCCTCCAGCCCAGAATCGTTCCGTGGATGGAATGACGCAATTTTACGGTTCTGTGCTGCCCCTCTGTTGATCGGGAGGGTTTTCGATACACGTAATATCCTTTATTACTTATTGCATAAAAATCACCCTCACCGTGATCGTTAATCACGGAATGGGCATTTTTCATTCCCTTTCCTCGCTGCTGTAGTCCAGTGCTACTTCGGCCATATTCCATGGCTGCCAATAGTGAGCGAGCGTCTTCACCCTTCGTTCTGCGTACGAAATGCATTAATTTTCTAAATAAACCCTGCTCGCTCGCCAACGTAAGGGGGAGTGCTCGATTGACGCCAATGCCCAGATCGCAGACAACCACCATCAGCACGCCATCCTTAACCTGCTGAAAAACCCATCAACCTGGATTTTTCGGCATTCTCCACGTGACATCAGGGTGATCTTTGTATGCATGTTCGGCGCAGTTGCCGATTGATTCTATTATTCCCTGGTAAACTGGATGGGTGGCCAATCCAGTGACCTCTTCAATATCTTCCATCATTGGCTCTAGTGAGCTCGGATCTACGCCAGCCTGGGGTCCTTCAGCTATTCTCCAGTGGATCACATCTTCTCTGCCTGGCTCTACTTCAATATTGAGGTTTAAGAGCCGATCAATACCAGTTTGCTTGAGTACTTGTTGTGTTCTGTGGCTCTTCGGTGCGATTGCTTTAATTCGAATCCCCCGCAGTTGGGTCAGGCGTGACAATTCTGCCTTAAATAATAGTGCGGCATCAGAAATCATTCGCCGAACGCCACTCATATCAATTACTAGTTCGGGTGGATTGGCGGCCCTCAACATGGTTAGAAAATGAAAATACTCATTAACGTCTGTGCCACTTTGATGACTCTTTGCAGATAAAATTATGAAATGCGATGGCGCCACCAACACGTGCTTGACAAGAGCATTCCGATGCCGGCGATGCACGTGCTGGGCGACTTTCAGTTTCGATTTCTGGCGCAAGCGCATCACATATGCACTTTTCCAGCCTTGAAACCGTCTTTGCTTCTCTCTCTGTTTCTTCATATTGGCCTCGTCCCCGTTTTCTCAAGTCTAGCCTCCCTCCGACGATCGCACGATGCGTAACCCGACGGCAAACAGACTTACTCGATTCGTCGAGGCATGGCCCAATGCCCGCTTTAGCCTCGGCCTTGAAGATGGCTCCGTCCACTCCGGGGGAATCAGTCCGCCTCCCAGACATCAAGGCTGTCACCCCCGGATCGGAGGCCATGATGTCTAGCCCGCCCTATTCCATCCCTTTAGCGAAGCCACGCCACGGTGAGGGCGCCCAATTGGCGGGGGCCCACCCTCTCCCTCAAAAACCGATCCAACTGATGGCTATTTACCAGCCCCAGCTTGGCGAAGACAGGCGTCCGGAGCGTCTCCACCGTGTGCTGCTCCAGCAAGCAGTGCCAGCTTCAGCGCGATCTGCTTGTTGGGCTTGCCTTCAGCCACCAGTCGGGCGACCTGCATTTCGCGCTGGTTGAGCTTGTCCCATAGCGCTTGCGCGGTCTACTTGGCCCGGCCGCCGGCTGCCCTGCGCGCGCAACGCGTCAAACACCTGCAGACCGCTTACGCCTTCCATGCGCAGGGCAAGAACCACGCCGCCCGCACGCTGCAGATCGCCCCCGGCCAGGAAGGCCCCGCCCGAACGTCCGCTTGTCCGATGCCGGGCCGCCCGCAAGCCTCCGCACCGTCAACCCTGGGCATTGCCGCCCGCCTGGCTAGCCATCCCCGTAATCCACCGCTCAAAAGCCAGCACCGCGCCGTCGCTGATGCGCTCCGCATTCACCACCAGGGTGTAGTCGGGCGCGCGCCATGTGGGTGCTGCGATCGGGCATACCAGTCGGCCCGCGGCGATGTCCCGGTCGATCAGGGGCAGGGAGGCAAGCGTTACCCCCAGCCCCTCTACGGCGGCGGCGAGCTGCAGGTAGGTGTGGTCGTACTCGGCGCGGCGGGGAGCCCGCAGGTCTGCTGCGCCGGCTGTGCGCAACCAGTGCGACCAGGCGGTGCGTGTGCTGGCGGAGTGGAGCAGGGTGTGATGGCGCAAGTCCGCCGCGCTGTGGATCGGGCTTCGGCGCAAAAGCTCGGGGCTGCAGGCCGGAAGGCGCTGGTCGGCCATGAGCGGGCGCGACACGATGCCCGCGCCTTCTTCAGGGCCGGAGCGCACGCCCACATCGAAGGCGTCGCCGACGTAGCGCAGCTTGCGCGACGTGGTCGATACCCGGACGTCGATGTCGGGGTAGCGTGACTGGAAATCGCCAAGGCGCGGCAGCAGCCAGCACAGGGCGAAACTGGCCAACACGTTCACGCGCACGATGCCCGACACGCGGCGGGCAGGCTCGTCGTGGCGCAGGCGGGTCGCGCCGGCCGCCAGGCGGTCGAAGGCGTGGGTCACGTCGTGGAGCAAGGCGGCGCCGTCGTCGGTAAGCACCACGCCCCGCGCCTGGCGCTCGAACAAGGGCACGCCAAACCAGTCCTCCAGCAGCCTGATCTGCTTGCCGACGGCCCAGTGGGTGACGTGCAAGTCAGCCGCCGCGGCGGCGAAGCTGCCATGGCGGGCTACCGCCTCGAAGTTGCGCAGCGCGTTGAGCGGCGGGAGCCTGTCACGGTTCCCGGCGTGGATGGGGGTAGGTGCCATGGCGTGACTTTATCTCTCTGCTGGGTCAATGTTTGGTCCGTTGTGGGCTACGGTGCGTGGACCTAGAGTTGTCCCTTGCCCGCCACCGAACCCCGAGAGCAATGAGCGCCACGCCAACTTCGTTGCCAGACCTGCCGCAAGCCGAGCAGCTTGCGCCGCCAGCATCCACGTCACGCTCGCGGGTGTTGTGGCTCTCGTGCGTGGCGCATGCGCTGCACGACGGCTACACCGACATGATCTACGTGCTGCTGCCCATATGGCAGACGGACTTTGGCCTGAGCTACGGCGCGCTGGCCATGTTGCGGGGCATTTATGCGGGCACGATGGCCAGCCTGCAGCTTCCCGCAGGGCACTTGGCGCGAAGGTTTGGCAACAAGGCCGTGCTGGCCTGGGGCACCTTGCTGGCTGCCATTGGCTACGCCGCCGCGGGGGCGTCGGGCAGCTTGCTGGGCCTGTGCGTGGCCTTGGCGCTGTCGGGCAGCGGCTCAAGCACCCAGCATCCGCTGGCCTCGGGCGCGGTGGCCCGTGTCTATGGGCGGGATGCGCGGCGTCCGTTGAGCATCTACAACTTTGCTGGCGACCTGGGCAAGGCGGCACTGCCGGCGGCGGTTGCCCTGCTGGTGACCCTCATGCCCTGGCGCCATGCGCTATGGATGGTGTCGGCGCTGGGCTGCGTGGTGGCCGTGGCCATCGTGCTGTTTCTCCCTTCGATCCCGCGCAGCGCGCCCCCGGCCGAAGAGGCATCCGATCAGGTTCGCAAGACTGCGGGCACGGGCTTCAATCTGCTGTTGGCGATTGGTGTGCTCGACACCGCCGTCCGCATGGGGCTGTTGACGTTTCTGCCCTTTCTGTTGAAGGCCAAGGGCGCCTCGACACCGATGGTGGGCACCGCGCTTGCGCTGGTGTTCATTGGCGGCGCGGCAGGCAAGTTTGCGTGCGGCTGGCTGGGGGCGCGCGTGGGCGTGATCGGCACCGTGCTGGCCACCGAGGGCGGCACCGCGGCCCTGATCATCGCCGTGATGCTGTGCCCGCTATGGCCTAGCCTGGTGCTGCTTCCCTTGCTTGGCGTGATGCTCAATGGAACGTCTTCCGTTCTCTACGGCACGGTACCGGAGCTGGCACCCGCACATGCGACCGAGCGGGCGTTTGCGCTGTTCTACACCGGCACCATTGGTGCGGGCGCGATCGCGCCGGTGATCTACGGCTTGCTTGGCGACCAGATTGGCGTGCAAGGCGCCACCTTTGCTACTGCGCTGACCGCCTTGGCCATCTACCCATTGGCCATTGCCCTGCGCGCGCATATCGTCCCCGACGAGCCTCGACCGTAGGCTTCTCATCTCACCACCATATAAGGAAAGGTTCTCTCCATGGATACGGTCTCTCAGGCGCCGCTGATTCTGATCACGGGTGGAAGTCGCGGCGTTGGCGCGGCGACTGCGCGGCTGGCTGCCGCACAAGGCTACGACGTAGCGATCAGCTTCATCTCCAACGAGTCAGCCGCTCTTGCGGTGGTGGCAGATGTAGAGGCGGCGGGGCGCCGGGCCTTGGCTGTGCGCGCAGATAGCGCAGACCCAGATCAGGTCGCGCAGCTGTTCGCCGCAATCGACCGCGAGTTTGGGCGCATCGACGTGCTGGTGAACAACGCCGCGATGCTGGCGCGGCAATCCCGGCTGGAGGACCTGGGGTTTGAGCGCATGCAGCGCATCTTCGCGGTCAACGCCATCGGCCCCATCCTGTGTGCACAGCAGGCGGCCAAGCGCATGTCCTACCGCCACGGCGGGCGCGGTGGCGCTGTGGTCAACATCTCATCGGCGTCGGCGCGCCTGGGCAGCCCGGGCGAGTATGTGGACTACGCCGCGTCCAAGGGGGCGCTGGAGACCTTCACCACCGGCTTCGCCAAGGAAGTCGCGCGGGATGGCATACGCGTCAACTGCATTCGCCCCGGCCACATCTACACCGACATGCACGCCAGCGGCGGCGAGCCCGGGCGGGTGGATCGCGTCAAGGACTCGATCCCCATGGGCCGAGGCGGCCAGCCTGAAGAGGTTGCGCGTGCAATCCTGTGGCTGGCTGGCGCCGAGGCGTCCTTCATCACCGGCACCTTCCTGGATGTCACTGGCGGCAAGTGAGCAACCGGGGGCCGCGCCGGCTTCCTACACCCCATGCTCCCGCAAAAATCTATCCAACTGATGGCTGTTCGACAGCCCCAGCTTGGCAAACACATGCGCCCGGTGTGTCTCCACCGTGCGCTGCTCCAGCGGTGCCAGCTCTAGCGCTATCTGCTTGTTGGGCTTGCCTTCGGCTACCAGCCGGGCGACCTGCATCTCGCGCGGGGTGAGCTTGTCCCATAGGGCTTGCGCGGCTTGCTTGGCCTGGCGGCGGATGGCGATGTCGTCGGCTTTTTGCAGTGCCTTGGTGATGCTGTCGAGCAGGCGCTCGTCGTGGCAGGGCTTCTCCAGCCAGCCGAAGGCGCCGTTCTGCACGGCCTCGACCGCCATGGGGATGTCGCCGTGGCCGGATAAAAAGATGACGACCAGCGGGCTGTCTTGTGCGCGCAGCGCGTCGAACACCTGCAGGCCGCTGATGCCGTCCAGGCGCAGGTCCAGGATCACGCAGCCGGGGCGTTGCAGGTCGGCGCCGGCCAGGAAGGCTTCGCCAGATGCAAAGGCCTGCACCGCGTAGCCGCGCGACAGCAGCAACAGGCCGAGTGAGCGGCGCACGGCCTCGTCGTCGTCGACGATGCACAGGTGTTTGGCAAGGGCTGCGTTCACGGTGAAATTTCCAGTTCCAGGGTGAAGACCGTGCCGCCGCCGGCCCGGTTGGCAAAAGACAGGCGGCCACGGTGGGCCTCGACGATGGTGCGGCAGATGTTCAGGCCCAGGCCCAGCCCGCCGGCCTTGGTGGTGAAGAAGGGCGCGTAGACCTGCTCGGCCAGCGCCGCATCAATGCCGGTGCCGCGGTCGGCCACGCGCAAGTGCATGCGGCCCTCACACAGCTCGGCCTCGACCTCGACCACGCGCTGCTCTGGTGGCGTGGCCTGCATGGCCTGCAGGCTGTTGGACAGCAGGTTGAGCAGCACCTGCTCCAGCAGCACGCGGTCGCCGCGCACGCTGGGCAGGCTGGCCGGCACGCGCACCACGGCGCGCGCCTGCTGCGCCCGCATCTCGCCGCGCAGCAGGGCCAGCACGTTGGCGACCAGGGCGGCCACGGCGCAGTCTTCTGCACCAACCGTGCTTTGCCGCACAAAGCCGCGAATGCGCCGCACGATCTCGGCGCTGCGTTGCGCCTGGGCCATGGTCTCGTCGAGGCTGCTGGCCAGCAGCGCCTGGTTGCCTTGTTCGGCAAAGGCCTTGGCCGCGCTGGCGAAGTTGGTCAGCGCCATCAGCGGCTGGTTCAGCTCATGGGCCAGGGTCGAGGCCATCTCGCCCAGGCTGGCCAGGCGCTGCGCGTGCTGCAGTTGCTCGTCGTTCTGGCGCTGGCGCAGCTCGGCGCGCTTTTGCTCGGTGATGTCGACCACCGAACTCATCCAGCCGCTGTGCTGGCCATCGGCGTCGATCAGCGGCGCGGTGTAGACCATGGTGATCACCTCGCGCCCGTCGCGGTGCCGCAGGCGCGACTCAAAGCCCGAGCGCGCGGGCTGGCCGCTGATCATGGCCTGGTAGTGGCGCCAGTGCTCGGTCACGTCGTTGGGGTGCCAGTAGGGGTAGGGCGGCAGCTTGCCCAGCAGCTCGTCGGCGCCGTAGCCGGTCATGGCGCAGAAGGCCGGGTTGACGTAGATGATGCGGCCCTCGCGGTCACGCGCGCGCATGCCCACCAGCAGCGAGTCTTCCATCGCCTTGCGAAAGGCGTGGGCCTCGTCCAGCGCGTGGGTGCGCTCGCGCACGCGCAGCTCCAGGTCGCGGCGGGCGTCGCGCTGCTCGGCAAAGCGGCGCTCGCGCAACTGCCAGTACAGGCCGCCCAGCAGCAGCACGCCGGCGCAGAGCAGGCCCAGCATCCATGCGGCTTCGCGGGCGTGCTCGACCGCCGTGTAGTCGGCCATCACAGTC
It encodes:
- a CDS encoding IS1595 family transposase, giving the protein MSMNLIQFQPGLSLLQFHERYGNEEQCESALFASRWPQGWRCAHCGCSRSFQTRNGHGRQLWECLICGYQSSSIVGTVFEHTKLPLRVWFLAMYLMTQHKNSISALALGRQLGVSYKTAWLVKHKLMQTMLLREAPRRLDERVEIDDAYLGGERAGHIHGGRGAWRKSAFVAAVQTDTEGHPRFMRLSPVAAFTNEALKVWATESLAPTAHVVSDGLRSFAQVRQIGATHERYVTGGGREAAKKPELRWVNTMLGNLKTALAGTYHSFDHAKYAARYLAEFAYRFNRRFDLSSMPARLLRAAVTTKPQPLLILRMSEAGT
- a CDS encoding MFS family transporter — encoded protein: MTAITSARASATSAGAPSPAAATDHTPYTFEEKRKRIFAIFAASSGNLVEWFDFYVYAFCAIYFAPAFFPKSDPTVQLLNTAGVFAAGFLMRPIGGWLFGRLADRKGRKTSMVTSVVMMCVGSLVIACLPTYAQIGAAAPALLLAARLLQGLSVGGEYGTTATYMSEVAMRGQRGFFSSFQYVTLIGGQLLAVVVVVVLQQVLDDAELKAWGWRIPFVLGAAAAIVALMLRRTLTETASTKTRAAKGAGTMGELFKHHKRAFLVVLGYTAGGSLIFYTFTTYMQKYLVNSAGMSVKTASNVMTACLFIYMCMQPLFGALSDRIGRRTNMLLFGALGALMTVPVLSNLQHVGSPLMAGVLITLALAVVSFYTSISGIVKAEMFPPEVRALGVGLSYALGNAIFGGTAEYVALGLKSLGHESYFYWYVTGMMGVAFLVSLLLPRQATYLHNDK
- a CDS encoding STAS-like domain-containing protein, which translates into the protein MTPVATVRVNVAKQFTRLPGLRYMRLGSFSGEEFRQKFLIEPMRQGKTVIVELDGVRGYGSSFLEEAFGGTVRELDLDIEDALQRLKVDTSVQSWQLDVDEYIRTAKLKKSAPGV
- the gcvA gene encoding transcriptional regulator GcvA, with product MAPTPIHAGNRDRLPPLNALRNFEAVARHGSFAAAAADLHVTHWAVGKQIRLLEDWFGVPLFERQARGVVLTDDGAALLHDVTHAFDRLAAGATRLRHDEPARRVSGIVRVNVLASFALCWLLPRLGDFQSRYPDIDVRVSTTSRKLRYVGDAFDVGVRSGPEEGAGIVSRPLMADQRLPACSPELLRRSPIHSAADLRHHTLLHSASTRTAWSHWLRTAGAADLRAPRRAEYDHTYLQLAAAVEGLGVTLASLPLIDRDIAAGRLVCPIAAPTWRAPDYTLVVNAERISDGAVLAFERWITGMASQAGGNAQG
- a CDS encoding MFS transporter, with protein sequence MSATPTSLPDLPQAEQLAPPASTSRSRVLWLSCVAHALHDGYTDMIYVLLPIWQTDFGLSYGALAMLRGIYAGTMASLQLPAGHLARRFGNKAVLAWGTLLAAIGYAAAGASGSLLGLCVALALSGSGSSTQHPLASGAVARVYGRDARRPLSIYNFAGDLGKAALPAAVALLVTLMPWRHALWMVSALGCVVAVAIVLFLPSIPRSAPPAEEASDQVRKTAGTGFNLLLAIGVLDTAVRMGLLTFLPFLLKAKGASTPMVGTALALVFIGGAAGKFACGWLGARVGVIGTVLATEGGTAALIIAVMLCPLWPSLVLLPLLGVMLNGTSSVLYGTVPELAPAHATERAFALFYTGTIGAGAIAPVIYGLLGDQIGVQGATFATALTALAIYPLAIALRAHIVPDEPRP
- a CDS encoding SDR family oxidoreductase; this translates as MDTVSQAPLILITGGSRGVGAATARLAAAQGYDVAISFISNESAALAVVADVEAAGRRALAVRADSADPDQVAQLFAAIDREFGRIDVLVNNAAMLARQSRLEDLGFERMQRIFAVNAIGPILCAQQAAKRMSYRHGGRGGAVVNISSASARLGSPGEYVDYAASKGALETFTTGFAKEVARDGIRVNCIRPGHIYTDMHASGGEPGRVDRVKDSIPMGRGGQPEEVARAILWLAGAEASFITGTFLDVTGGK
- a CDS encoding response regulator → MNAALAKHLCIVDDDEAVRRSLGLLLLSRGYAVQAFASGEAFLAGADLQRPGCVILDLRLDGISGLQVFDALRAQDSPLVVIFLSGHGDIPMAVEAVQNGAFGWLEKPCHDERLLDSITKALQKADDIAIRRQAKQAAQALWDKLTPREMQVARLVAEGKPNKQIALELAPLEQRTVETHRAHVFAKLGLSNSHQLDRFLREHGV
- a CDS encoding PAS domain S-box protein, which gives rise to MGWRTRSAWAAAIAAALLLIAAAGQWAARREAGLQADSIRRAMEVHALGLRDAAAKYSYLPVIAGQHPDVLAALAHPQDAALRQRANQYIEEVNRRAGSEALYLSNLQGLTLAASNWATPQSFVGESYANRPYVIDALAGRSGLFYGVGQTTGAPGLFLSAPVRADSGAVLGVVTAKVSLHPLQEAWAFVRDPLLLTDAHGIVFLGSVPGWMYQATRALSAADLAAVQRHQQYGAHHDFPQLPWAVERSADAPGYLVRTRIDGRPRRFLALDEPLPELGWTLTVMADYTAVEHAREAAWMLGLLCAGVLLLGGLYWQLRERRFAEQRDARRDLELRVRERTHALDEAHAFRKAMEDSLLVGMRARDREGRIIYVNPAFCAMTGYGADELLGKLPPYPYWHPNDVTEHWRHYQAMISGQPARSGFESRLRHRDGREVITMVYTAPLIDADGQHSGWMSSVVDITEQKRAELRQRQNDEQLQHAQRLASLGEMASTLAHELNQPLMALTNFASAAKAFAEQGNQALLASSLDETMAQAQRSAEIVRRIRGFVRQSTVGAEDCAVAALVANVLALLRGEMRAQQARAVVRVPASLPSVRGDRVLLEQVLLNLLSNSLQAMQATPPEQRVVEVEAELCEGRMHLRVADRGTGIDAALAEQVYAPFFTTKAGGLGLGLNICRTIVEAHRGRLSFANRAGGGTVFTLELEISP